The following proteins are encoded in a genomic region of Cricetulus griseus strain 17A/GY chromosome 7, alternate assembly CriGri-PICRH-1.0, whole genome shotgun sequence:
- the Jup gene encoding junction plakoglobin, translated as MEVMNLIEQPIKVTEWQQTYTYDSGIHSGVNTCVPSVSSKGIMDEDDACSRQYTLKKTTTYTQGVPQKQGDLEYQMSTTARAKRVREAMCPGVSGEDSSLLLATQVEGQTTNLQRLAEPSQLLKSAIVHLINYQDDAELATRALPELTKLLNDEDPVVVTKAAMIVNQLSKKEASRRALMGSPQLVAAVVRTMQNTSDLDTARCTTSILHNLSHHREGLLAIFKSGGIPALVRMLSSPVESVLFYAITTLHNLLLYQEGAKMAVRLADGLQKMVPLLNKNNPKFLAITTDCLQLLAYGNQESKLIILANGGPQGLVQIMRNYSYEKLLWTTSRVLKVLSVCPSNKPAIVEAGGMQALGKHLTSNSPRLVQNCLWTLRNLSDVATKQEGLESVLKILVNQLSVDDVNVLTCATGTLSNLTCNNSKNKTLVTQNSGVEALIHAILRAGDKDDITEPAVCALRHLTSRHPEAEMAQNSVRLNYGIPAIVKLLNQPNQWPLVKATIGLIRNLALCPANHAPLQEAAVIPRLVQLLVKAHQDAQRHVAAGTQQPYTDGVRMEEIVEGCTGALHILARDPMNRMEIFRLNTIPLFVQLLYSSVENIQRVAAGVLCELAQDKEAADAIDAEGASAPLMELLHSRNEGTATYAAAVLFRISEDKNPDYRKRVSVELTNSLFKHDPAAWEAAQSMIPINEPYADDMDATYRPMYSSDVPLDPLDMHMDMDGDYPMDTYSDGLRPPYPTADHMLA; from the exons ATGGAGGTGATGAACCTGATTGAACAGCCCATCAAGGTGACTGAGTGGCAGCAGACGTACACCTACGACTCAGGCATCCACTCAGGTGTCAATACCTGTGTGCCCTCAGTCAGCAGCAAGGGCATCATGGATGAGGATGACGCCTGCAGCAGGCAGTACACACTCAAGAAGACCACCACCTATACACAGGGGGTGCCCCAGAAGCAAG GTGACCTGGAGTACCAGATGTCCACGACGGCCAGAGCCAAGCGGGTGCGGGAGGCCATGTGTCCAGGTGTGTCAGGCGAGGACAGTTCTCTACTGCTGGCCACCCAGGTGGAGGGGCAGACCACCAACCTGCAGCGGCTGGCAGAGCCATCCCAGTTGCTCAAGTCGGCCATTGTACATCTCATCAACTACCAAGATGACGCAGAGTTGGCCACCCGGGCCCTGCCTGAGCTCACCAAGCTGCTCAACGATGAGGACCCG GTAGTGGTGACCAAGGCGGCTATGATTGTGAACCAGCTGTCCAAGAAGGAGGCATCCCGCCGGGCCCTAATGGGCTCGCCCCAGCTGGTGGCGGCTGTGGTGCGCACCATGCAGAACACCAGTGACCTGGATACAGCCCGTTGCACCACGAGTATCCTGCACAACCTCTCCCACCACCGGGAGGGGTTGCTCGCTATCTTCAAGTCTGGAGGCATCCCTGCGCTAGTCCGAATGCTCAG TTCTCCTGTAGAGTCTGTCCTGTTCTATGCCATTACCACGCTGCACAACCTGCTGCTGTACCAGGAGGGCGCCAAGATGGCGGTGCGCCTGGCAGATGGGCTGCAGAAGATGGTACCCCTACTCAACAAGAACAACCCTAAATTCCTGGCCATCACCACTGACTGCCTGCAGCTCCTGGCCTATGGCAACCAGGAGAGCAAG CTGATCATCCTGGCCAATGGGGGACCTCAGGGGCTTGTGCAGATCATGAGGAACTACAGCTATGAGAAACTGCTCTGGACCACCAGCCGTGTGCTCAAGGTGCTCTCTGTGTGTCCCAGCAATAAGCCCGCCATTGTGGAGGCTG GTGGGATGCAGGCTCTGGGCAAGCATCTCACAAGCAACAGCCCGCGCCTGGTGCAGAACTGCCTGTGGACTCTACGCAACCTCTCAGATGTGGCTACCAAGCAG GAGGGCCTGGAGAGCGTGCTGAAGATCCTGGTCAACCAGCTGAGTGTGGACGATGTCAACGTCCTCACCTGTGCCACAGGCACCCTCTCCAACCTGACctgcaacaacagcaaaaacaagacGCTGGTGACACAGAACAGTGGCGTCGAGGCACTCATCCACGCCATCCTGAGAGCCGGTGACAaggatgacatcacagagcctgcTGTCTGTGCCCTGCGTCACCTTACCAGCCGCCACCCGGAGGCTGAGATGGCCCAGAACTCTGTGCGCCTCAACTATGGCATCCCGGCCATTGTGAAGCTGCTCAACCAGCCCAACCAGTGGCCACTGGTCAAG GCAACCATCGGTCTGATCCGGAATCTGGCCCTGTGCCCAGCCAACCATGCCCCGCTGCAGGAGGCCGCAGTCATTCCCCGCCTCGTTCAGCTGTTGGTCAAGGCCCACCAGGATGCCCAGCGACATGTGGCCGCAGGCACCCAGCAGCCCTACACG GATGGCGTGAGGATGGAAGAGATCGTAGAGGGCTGCACTGGAGCCCTCCACATCCTCGCCCGGGATCCCATGAACCGTATGGAGATCTTCCGGCTCAACACCATTCCCCTGTTTGTCCAG CTCCTGTATTCCTCCGTGGAGAACATCCAGCGTGTGGCTGCCGGAGTGCTGTGTGAGCTGGCCCAGGACAAGGAGGCTGCTGACGCCATCGATGCGGAGGGCGCCTCTGCCCCTCTCATGGAACTGCTCCACTCCCGCAATGAGGGCACCG CGACCTATGCCGCCGCTGTCCTGTTCCGCATCTCGGAGGACAAGAACCCAGATTACCGGAAGCGAGTGTCTGTGGAGCTCACCAACTCGCTCTTCAAGCACGACCCAGCTGCCTGGGAGGCT